From Pararhodobacter zhoushanensis, the proteins below share one genomic window:
- a CDS encoding amidohydrolase family protein has product MTTDTLMPPPAKSRLWRIDCDVHPRLPRMADLAPHAPRYWAQMFDYRNIDRQELMTYPVSTLPFRPQDPADVADAAGLARAHLDPLALDAAILNVLSGAQAAYDPYLSTALCEATNRWLAADWLDRDPRLRASALVPFQNPEAAVAEIERLAQDKRFVQILAVLGGEKPLGRREYWPIYKAAAAHGFALGLHPGGTNRHAPTQSGFVATRVEEVSLHPQTYASQVASLVAEGVFQTIPDLRVVLMESGISWLPGLMWRMSKDWKGARIEVPWLEEPPYDIIARHFRLTTQPFDGPLDSMSAAKVLDQLPDPSMLLWSSDFPHRHNGDGMPHGLPDALHDAVRGAHALATYPRLELRDV; this is encoded by the coding sequence ATGACAACCGACACCCTGATGCCGCCCCCGGCAAAATCCCGGCTCTGGCGCATCGACTGCGACGTGCATCCGCGCCTGCCGCGCATGGCCGATCTGGCGCCGCATGCGCCGCGCTACTGGGCGCAGATGTTCGACTATCGCAACATCGACCGGCAAGAGCTGATGACGTATCCGGTCTCGACCCTGCCGTTCCGGCCCCAAGACCCCGCCGATGTGGCCGATGCCGCCGGGCTGGCGCGCGCGCATCTGGACCCGCTGGCGCTGGATGCCGCGATCCTGAACGTGCTGTCGGGCGCGCAGGCGGCGTATGATCCCTATCTGTCCACCGCGCTGTGCGAAGCGACGAACCGCTGGCTTGCCGCCGACTGGCTGGACCGCGATCCGCGTCTGCGCGCCTCGGCGCTGGTGCCGTTCCAGAACCCCGAGGCGGCGGTGGCCGAGATCGAGCGACTGGCACAAGACAAGCGCTTTGTGCAGATCCTTGCGGTGCTGGGCGGCGAGAAGCCACTGGGGCGGCGCGAATACTGGCCGATCTACAAGGCCGCCGCCGCGCATGGCTTTGCGCTGGGCCTGCATCCCGGCGGCACCAACCGCCACGCACCGACGCAATCGGGCTTTGTGGCCACCCGCGTCGAAGAGGTCTCGCTGCATCCGCAGACCTACGCCAGTCAGGTCGCCAGTCTGGTGGCCGAGGGGGTGTTCCAGACCATCCCTGACCTGCGTGTGGTGCTGATGGAAAGCGGGATTTCGTGGCTGCCGGGCCTCATGTGGCGCATGTCCAAGGACTGGAAGGGCGCGCGGATCGAGGTGCCGTGGCTGGAAGAGCCGCCCTATGACATCATCGCCCGCCATTTCCGCCTGACCACGCAGCCCTTCGACGGCCCGCTCGACAGCATGTCTGCCGCCAAGGTGCTCGACCAGCTGCCCGATCCGTCGATGCTGCTGTGGTCCAGTGACTTCCCGCACCGCCACAATGGCGACGGGATGCCCCACGGCCTGCCCGACGCGCTGCACGATGCGGTGCGCGGTGCCCATGCCCTTGCCACCTATCCCAGACTGGAGCTGCGCGATGTCTGA
- a CDS encoding amidohydrolase family protein, with translation MSDTLTKDLTGATPAARTKQPVVDCDIHPAYRSPDEMASYLPLRWQRHVADFGLHSPSPLIGALPYPRLAHGMRQDSYPPVGGPPASDLEFLQEQLLDPLNITHGILQPLSGGHGVLNHALGEALCAGTNDWQVERWMDRDPRLKGSIAVMQEDAPAALREIEARAKDKRFVQISVTPRTAEPAGHRRYWPIYEAAEALGLPISLHSAAFGARANTGAGWTSFYIEEHFAFSHAAQHTLVSLIFSGVFDAFPKLKVVLVEGGFAWLPPTVWRMEREFDRYRGEVPDLKRRPAEYVRDHIWLTTQPVEEPTRSSQLSDLIDWVGVDRLLFSTDYPHWDFDHPDFAFRVPLPPEDRAKLMHDNAVSVFGLT, from the coding sequence ATGTCTGACACACTGACCAAGGATCTGACCGGCGCGACCCCTGCGGCGCGCACCAAACAGCCGGTGGTGGATTGCGACATTCACCCGGCCTATCGCTCGCCTGATGAAATGGCGTCCTATCTGCCGCTGCGCTGGCAGCGCCATGTCGCCGATTTCGGCCTGCATTCGCCCTCGCCGCTGATCGGCGCTTTGCCCTATCCACGGCTGGCGCATGGCATGCGGCAAGACAGTTATCCGCCCGTGGGTGGCCCCCCGGCCTCGGATCTGGAGTTTCTGCAAGAGCAGCTGCTCGATCCGCTCAACATCACCCACGGCATCCTGCAACCGCTCAGCGGCGGGCACGGCGTCCTTAACCATGCGCTGGGCGAGGCGCTGTGCGCGGGCACCAACGACTGGCAGGTCGAGCGCTGGATGGACCGCGATCCGCGCCTCAAGGGCTCGATCGCGGTAATGCAGGAAGACGCGCCCGCCGCCCTGCGTGAGATCGAAGCGCGTGCCAAGGACAAGCGTTTCGTGCAGATCTCGGTCACGCCGCGCACCGCCGAGCCTGCGGGCCATCGCCGCTATTGGCCGATCTATGAGGCGGCGGAGGCGCTGGGCCTGCCGATCAGCCTGCATTCAGCGGCCTTCGGGGCGCGGGCGAATACCGGGGCAGGCTGGACCTCGTTCTATATCGAGGAACACTTCGCCTTTTCGCATGCCGCGCAGCACACACTGGTCAGCCTGATTTTCTCGGGTGTGTTCGATGCGTTCCCCAAGCTGAAGGTGGTTCTGGTCGAGGGTGGCTTTGCGTGGCTGCCGCCAACCGTCTGGCGGATGGAGCGCGAGTTCGACCGCTATCGCGGCGAGGTGCCCGATCTCAAACGCCGCCCGGCCGAGTATGTCCGCGACCACATCTGGCTGACCACCCAGCCGGTCGAGGAACCGACGCGCTCCAGCCAGCTCAGCGATCTGATCGACTGGGTGGGCGTGGACCGGCTGCTTTTCTCAACCGATTACCCGCATTGGGATTTCGATCACCCCGATTTCGCCTTCCGCGTCCCGCTGCCCCCTGAGGACCGCGCGAAGCTGATGCATGACAACGCGGTCAGCGTTTTCGGCCTGACCTGA
- a CDS encoding Rieske (2Fe-2S) protein → MTDHVVCRLDEIPAGASKRVSINGRAIAIFNVDGTLSAIGDRCPHEGASLCLGRVTGVVRADGPGNYRLEREGELVRCPWHGWEFDLKTGKSYCDPTRLKVRTFDVQVKPGETLAEGPYTIDVFDVAVRDEYVVVSL, encoded by the coding sequence ATGACGGACCACGTCGTCTGCCGGCTGGATGAGATCCCGGCCGGTGCCTCAAAACGCGTCTCGATCAATGGGCGCGCGATTGCCATCTTCAACGTCGATGGCACGCTGTCCGCCATCGGCGACCGCTGCCCGCATGAAGGCGCCTCGCTGTGTCTTGGCCGCGTCACCGGTGTTGTGCGCGCCGACGGGCCGGGGAACTACCGGCTGGAACGCGAGGGCGAGCTGGTGCGCTGCCCGTGGCACGGGTGGGAGTTCGATCTGAAGACCGGCAAGTCCTATTGCGACCCGACGCGGCTGAAGGTGCGCACCTTCGACGTGCAGGTGAAGCCCGGCGAAACGCTGGCCGAGGGCCCCTATACCATCGACGTTTTCGATGTGGCGGTGCGGGATGAGTATGTCGTGGTGTCGCTTTAG